The nucleotide window CGCACTCGGCCCCGACGCGCCCCGGCCGGTTCTGCGTCTCTTCGACCTCTTGATCGACCGCGGCCGCATCGCCGAGCTGCCGGAGGTCATCGCCCGCTTCCACGCGCTCGCGGAGGCGCGCGCCGACACCGTGGAGGCTGTCGTGGAGACGGCCAGGGAGCTGGACGAGCCTGCGCGCAAGGAGCTTGAAGCCGCGGTGCGGCGGCTCGCGGGGGACCGCCCGGTGCGCCTGAAGGTGCGCACGAATCCCGAACTCGTCGGTGGCGTGCGCGTGCGCATCGCGGACCGCGTGTTCGACGCCAGCGTCGCTGGCAAGCTGGCGCGGCTGCGCCGCGCCGTGCGCTAGCGCGGGCCGGCGGCCGCGCGGGGAGGGCGAGGCGCCGGTCGCGCGGGACCGGCGCGGGTCCAAGAGTTTTCGCAAGCCCGTTTTCTGGACGACACTTCCGCCGGCGCCTTCCGGCCGGCGGGCAGAGGGTGGGACGATGAGCATTCGACCGGAGGAGATCAGTGCGGTCATCAAGCGGCAGATCCAGCAGGCCGACCTCGGCACCGAACTCGCCGAAGTCGGCACCGTGCTGAACGTCGGCGACGGCATCGCGCGCATCTACGGCCTGCGCGACGCCATGGCCGGCGAGCTGCTGGAGTTCTCGAACGGCGTGTACGGCATGGCGCTGAACCTTGAGGAGGACAGCGTCGGCGCCGTGTTGATGGGCCCGGAGACGGGCATCAAGGAAGGCGACACCGTCAAGCGCACGGGCCGCGTCGTCGAGGTCCCGGTGGGCGAGGCGCTCATCGGCCGCGTCGTCAACGCGCTCGGCCAGCCGATCGACGGCAAGGGCCCGATCGAGACGACGGAGACGCGGCCGGTGGAGTCGCCCGCGCCGGGCGTCATCCAGCGCCAGAACGTGAAAGAGCCGCTGCAGACGGGCCAGAAGATCGTCGACGCGCTCGTGCCCATCGGCCGCGGCCAGCGCGAGCTGATCATCGGCGACCGCTCCACGGGGAAGACGGCGCTGGTCGTCGACACGATCCTGAACCAGAAGGGCCAGGACGTCATCTGCATCTACGTCGGCATCGGCCAGAAGGCCTCCACCATCGCGCAGGTGGTGCGCACGCTGGAGCAGCACGGCGCCATGGAGTACTCCATCGTGGTCTCCGCGACCGCTTCGGAGCCGGCGCCGCTGCAGTACCTCGCCCCGTACACCGGCTGCGCGATGGGCGAGTACTTCATGTACAAGGGCAAGCACGCGCTCGTGGTCTACGACGACCTCTCCAAGCACGCCGTGGCCTACCGCGCGATGTCCCTGCTCCTCCGCCGCCCGCCGGGGCGCGAGGCGTATCCGGGCGACGTGTTCTACCTGCACTCGCGGCTCCTGGAGCGCGCCGCCAAGCTCAGCGACGAACTCGGGGGCGGAAGCCTGACGGCGCTGCCGATCATCGAGACCCAGGCCGGCGACGTCTCGGCCTACATCCCGACCAACGTCATTTCCATCACGGACGGCCAGATCTTCCTTGAGACGGACCTCTTCTTCGCGGGCATCCGGCCGGCGATGAACGTCGGCATCTCGGTCTCGCGCGTCGGCGGCGACGCGCAGATCAAGGCGATGCGGCAGGTCGCCGGCACCCTGCGCCTCGACCTGGCCCAGTACCGCGAGCTCGCGGCCTTCGCACAGTTCGGCTCCGACCTCGACAAGGCCACGCAGGCCCGCCTGGCCCGCGGCCAGCGCATGGTCGAGCTTCTCAAGCAGCCGCAGTACCAGCCGATGCCCGTGGAGGAGCAGGTGGCTTCGATCTACGCGGGCACGAAGGGGTACCTCGACGACCTCCCCGTCGAGCGGGTGCAGGAGTTCGAGCGCGGCCTGCTGAGCTTCCTCCGGGCGGAGCGGCCGGAGATCCTCAAGGCCATCCG belongs to Clostridia bacterium and includes:
- a CDS encoding F0F1 ATP synthase subunit alpha; this translates as MSIRPEEISAVIKRQIQQADLGTELAEVGTVLNVGDGIARIYGLRDAMAGELLEFSNGVYGMALNLEEDSVGAVLMGPETGIKEGDTVKRTGRVVEVPVGEALIGRVVNALGQPIDGKGPIETTETRPVESPAPGVIQRQNVKEPLQTGQKIVDALVPIGRGQRELIIGDRSTGKTALVVDTILNQKGQDVICIYVGIGQKASTIAQVVRTLEQHGAMEYSIVVSATASEPAPLQYLAPYTGCAMGEYFMYKGKHALVVYDDLSKHAVAYRAMSLLLRRPPGREAYPGDVFYLHSRLLERAAKLSDELGGGSLTALPIIETQAGDVSAYIPTNVISITDGQIFLETDLFFAGIRPAMNVGISVSRVGGDAQIKAMRQVAGTLRLDLAQYRELAAFAQFGSDLDKATQARLARGQRMVELLKQPQYQPMPVEEQVASIYAGTKGYLDDLPVERVQEFERGLLSFLRAERPEILKAIREEKQISDATETKLREAIETFKKGFVGSER
- the atpH gene encoding ATP synthase F1 subunit delta, translating into MSRAARPYAEALFEVAAEQGAVDAWDRLLQSLAAALDAEARAFLASPVVKAAAKRDLLAGALGPDAPRPVLRLFDLLIDRGRIAELPEVIARFHALAEARADTVEAVVETARELDEPARKELEAAVRRLAGDRPVRLKVRTNPELVGGVRVRIADRVFDASVAGKLARLRRAVR